In Holophagales bacterium, one DNA window encodes the following:
- a CDS encoding 2-oxoacid:acceptor oxidoreductase family protein, translated as MTTSVFYDRFERHAHAQGLKAHSTHYCPGCGHGLAHKFLAEAIDELGIQDRTIAVSPVGCSVFLYYYFDVGNSQAAHGRAPAVAIGHKTANPESIVISYQGDGDLASIGLAEIVSTAQLGIPISVIFINNAIYGMTGGQMAPTTLMGQKSSTSPYGRQPLMGQPMRMAELIAGLEGPVYVERVALYDAKQRTKAKKAIKKALECQVQGKGFSFVEVLAECPTHLGMDPQATEKWVESEMTKVFPLGLKKDVTDAKFPEMPTPSFDADRFLQAVGGSAEEIVRHAEGFPSHLAKSDVALKLAGSGGDGAQTAAMLLCRAAINEGFDSTHIPSYGPESRGGTSYADVHVAEREVLSPAAPKPHVLVAFNAPSLAKFGPTVQPGGVVIYDSSVIHEVPALPDRVVTYGVPFTQIAADLGRTVVKNVVALGALQEATKLFPKETFLTAIRQALKEKCAMIPLNEEAFAWGARAVRGN; from the coding sequence ATGACCACGAGCGTCTTCTACGACCGCTTCGAGCGCCATGCCCATGCCCAAGGGCTGAAGGCGCATTCGACCCACTACTGCCCGGGCTGCGGCCACGGGCTGGCCCACAAGTTCCTTGCCGAGGCGATCGACGAGCTGGGAATCCAGGATCGCACGATCGCCGTCTCACCCGTCGGCTGCTCGGTCTTCCTCTACTACTACTTCGACGTCGGCAACTCCCAGGCGGCGCACGGCCGTGCTCCGGCGGTAGCGATCGGCCACAAGACGGCCAACCCCGAGTCGATCGTCATCTCCTACCAGGGCGATGGTGACCTCGCCTCGATCGGCCTCGCCGAGATCGTCTCGACCGCGCAGCTCGGCATCCCCATCTCGGTGATCTTCATCAACAACGCCATCTACGGCATGACCGGCGGCCAGATGGCGCCGACGACGCTGATGGGTCAGAAGAGCTCGACTTCGCCTTACGGCCGCCAGCCGCTGATGGGGCAGCCGATGCGCATGGCCGAGCTGATCGCCGGCCTCGAAGGCCCGGTCTACGTCGAGCGCGTCGCGCTGTACGACGCCAAGCAGCGCACCAAGGCGAAGAAGGCGATCAAGAAGGCCCTCGAGTGCCAGGTCCAGGGCAAGGGATTCTCGTTCGTCGAGGTTCTCGCCGAGTGCCCGACGCACCTCGGAATGGACCCGCAGGCGACGGAGAAGTGGGTCGAGAGCGAGATGACGAAGGTCTTTCCGCTCGGCCTGAAGAAGGACGTGACCGACGCGAAGTTCCCCGAGATGCCCACGCCGAGCTTCGACGCTGACCGCTTCCTGCAGGCGGTGGGCGGCTCGGCCGAGGAGATCGTCCGCCATGCCGAGGGCTTCCCGTCCCATCTCGCCAAGAGCGACGTGGCGCTCAAGCTCGCCGGTTCTGGGGGCGACGGAGCGCAGACGGCGGCGATGCTGCTCTGCCGCGCGGCGATCAACGAAGGGTTCGACTCCACCCACATCCCGAGCTACGGACCCGAGTCGCGGGGCGGCACCTCCTACGCCGACGTGCACGTGGCCGAGCGCGAAGTGCTCTCGCCGGCGGCGCCGAAGCCCCACGTGCTCGTCGCCTTCAATGCACCGAGTCTCGCCAAGTTCGGTCCCACGGTGCAGCCGGGCGGCGTGGTGATCTACGACAGCTCGGTGATCCACGAGGTCCCCGCCTTGCCGGACCGGGTCGTCACCTACGGCGTGCCGTTCACCCAGATCGCTGCCGATCTCGGTCGCACGGTGGTCAAGAACGTGGTGGCCCTCGGAGCGCTTCAGGAGGCGACGAAGCTCTTCCCCAAGGAGACCTTCCTCACCGCGATCCGCCAGGCGCTCAAGGAGAAGTGCGCGATGATCCCCCTCAACGAAGAGGCCTTCGCCTGGGGCGCGCGAGCGGTCCGCGGCAACTGA
- a CDS encoding AMP-binding protein, whose protein sequence is MPSHLSLSRFPQRTLTALLAASATRWSERRFLRFLDPRAGIREVTFGQLGLASLRAAKVLAAQGVGAGSRVLLLAENSPEWMAISFGAQLRRAEPAALFASLSAEPAAAIARRVRPTVVFVSSAAQWAKLVSAVPELVRCGLTAVIAGEPLPSATLPREVGVLSLEEATVAASGGASFDELGAAAAAVGEEDPFLLLFTSGTTGRPKGVRLPQRAIVRALEAGASSVGISAADVGLHFLPFGHVAGHDQFNLALAQGHQLVMTARRDDLDAALALSPTYLFSVPLVYDRIREGAMRKLGALPGPLAALVEAALAAAERMRVDGSRRWRDRGLAVVSDLLIGRAVRRRLGGAVRAVYSGGAPATIELLRFFEGLALPFIELYGMSETAGMISANPISEPRRPGAVGLISPDHEARLAPDGELQLRGPLLLSSYLDAEDDQEAWTADGFFRTGDLARADRDGYLYVEGRRRNLLVLSTGKKLSPEPVEQAIGGVPPFHAAMLLGEGRPYVAAAVFVERGELARLEASGEDAATALLPRVRAALSAFSEYEVPKRLLVVPGAPDDYPAMLTPSFKLRREAVVAWLGESIAVLYGEESHLSPRMGLG, encoded by the coding sequence GTGCCGTCCCACCTGTCGCTTTCCCGCTTCCCGCAGCGGACGCTGACCGCGCTCCTCGCCGCCTCGGCGACCCGCTGGAGCGAGCGCCGATTCCTGCGCTTCCTCGACCCTCGAGCGGGGATCCGCGAGGTGACCTTCGGGCAGCTGGGGCTCGCTTCTCTCCGCGCGGCGAAGGTGCTGGCCGCACAGGGCGTCGGGGCGGGCTCGCGCGTCCTCCTGCTGGCGGAGAACTCGCCCGAGTGGATGGCGATCTCCTTCGGCGCCCAATTGCGACGAGCCGAGCCGGCGGCCCTCTTCGCCAGCCTCTCGGCGGAACCCGCAGCGGCGATCGCTCGACGCGTTCGCCCGACGGTCGTGTTCGTCTCGTCCGCTGCCCAGTGGGCCAAGTTGGTGTCTGCCGTCCCCGAGCTCGTGCGGTGCGGTCTCACCGCCGTCATCGCCGGTGAGCCTCTTCCGTCCGCGACCTTGCCGCGAGAGGTGGGCGTCCTCTCGCTGGAGGAGGCGACCGTCGCGGCGTCCGGGGGGGCGAGTTTCGACGAGCTCGGCGCTGCCGCGGCGGCGGTCGGCGAGGAAGACCCGTTCCTTCTTCTTTTCACCAGCGGCACGACCGGTCGCCCGAAGGGCGTGCGCCTGCCGCAGCGGGCGATCGTCCGGGCGCTCGAAGCGGGAGCGAGCTCGGTCGGGATCTCCGCCGCCGACGTCGGTCTGCACTTCTTGCCGTTCGGCCACGTCGCGGGCCATGACCAGTTCAATCTGGCGCTCGCCCAGGGGCACCAGTTGGTGATGACCGCTCGCCGGGACGACCTGGACGCCGCGCTGGCGCTGAGCCCGACGTACCTCTTTTCCGTGCCGTTGGTCTACGACCGGATTCGCGAAGGCGCCATGCGCAAGTTGGGCGCGCTTCCCGGGCCGCTCGCCGCGCTGGTCGAAGCAGCTCTCGCTGCGGCGGAACGGATGCGGGTCGACGGTTCGCGTCGCTGGCGCGATCGCGGGCTCGCGGTCGTCTCCGACCTCCTGATCGGGCGAGCGGTGCGGCGCCGGCTCGGTGGTGCGGTGCGGGCGGTCTATTCGGGGGGGGCTCCCGCCACGATCGAGCTGCTCCGGTTCTTCGAAGGGCTCGCTCTGCCCTTCATCGAGCTTTACGGCATGAGCGAAACGGCCGGGATGATCTCGGCCAATCCGATCTCGGAGCCGCGTCGGCCAGGTGCCGTCGGGTTGATCTCGCCGGATCATGAAGCGCGCCTGGCGCCGGACGGCGAGCTTCAGCTCCGCGGCCCGTTGCTGCTCTCGAGCTACCTCGACGCGGAGGACGACCAGGAGGCCTGGACGGCTGATGGCTTCTTCCGTACCGGCGATCTTGCCCGCGCCGACCGCGACGGCTACCTCTACGTCGAGGGTCGGAGGCGCAATCTGCTCGTGCTCTCGACTGGCAAGAAGCTCTCGCCCGAACCGGTCGAACAGGCGATCGGCGGGGTTCCGCCGTTTCATGCCGCGATGCTCCTCGGTGAAGGGCGTCCCTATGTCGCCGCCGCGGTGTTCGTCGAGCGCGGCGAGCTCGCGCGGCTCGAGGCGAGCGGAGAAGATGCTGCAACCGCGCTGTTGCCGCGCGTCCGGGCTGCACTTTCGGCGTTCAGCGAGTACGAGGTTCCCAAGCGGCTTCTCGTCGTTCCCGGAGCGCCCGACGACTATCCGGCGATGCTGACGCCGAGCTTCAAGCTCCGGCGGGAGGCGGTGGTGGCTTGGCTCGGCGAGTCGATCGCAGTCCTCTACGGCGAGGAGTCGCACCTTTCCCCGCGGATGGGGCTCGGGTAG
- a CDS encoding cation:proton antiporter, whose protein sequence is MTPFELSILFFLALAAILTACRLVGYLARYLGQPQVVGEMIAGVLIGPSLLGWLAPDLQATLFPKATMPILYAVAQLGLVLYMFLVGLDFDVSLLRRRARSAMLVSWAGILTPFTLGAGIAWAFHGQLGLFAAKVSIGEAALFMGAAMSITAFPMLARIIYERGLSGTSMGTLALAAGSADDAAAWCILAVVLASFKDQPQIAFWAIGGGIAFAVVAFAVLRPLLARAGGWIVRNDAYERVALPGALTLLMLAAWYTDKVGIYAVFGAFVLGASMPRGEIAERLEKQIQPLTVNLLLPLFFVYSGLNTRIGLVDTPILWFFALLVLLAACLGKGVACYLAARWNGEPPREAVGIGALMNARGLMELIILNIGLERGVITPTLFSIMVVMAIATTLMALPVFNLAFGKRALGEAALERPAAAPGPLVDD, encoded by the coding sequence GTGACTCCCTTCGAGCTCTCGATCCTCTTCTTCCTCGCGCTGGCGGCGATTCTCACCGCGTGTCGCCTCGTCGGCTATCTCGCCCGCTACCTTGGTCAGCCGCAGGTCGTCGGCGAGATGATCGCCGGCGTCCTCATCGGCCCGTCGCTCCTCGGCTGGCTCGCGCCGGACCTGCAGGCGACGCTGTTCCCCAAGGCGACGATGCCGATCCTCTATGCGGTCGCGCAGCTCGGGCTGGTGCTCTACATGTTCCTCGTCGGCCTCGACTTCGACGTCTCGCTGCTGCGCCGCCGGGCGCGCAGCGCGATGCTCGTCTCCTGGGCCGGCATCCTCACCCCGTTCACGCTCGGTGCGGGAATCGCCTGGGCCTTTCACGGCCAGCTCGGGCTCTTCGCCGCGAAGGTGTCGATCGGCGAAGCCGCGCTCTTCATGGGCGCCGCCATGTCGATCACCGCCTTCCCGATGCTGGCGCGCATCATCTACGAGCGCGGACTCTCGGGCACGTCGATGGGAACGCTGGCACTCGCCGCCGGCTCGGCCGACGACGCTGCCGCGTGGTGCATCCTCGCCGTCGTGCTGGCCAGCTTCAAAGACCAGCCGCAGATCGCCTTCTGGGCCATCGGCGGCGGCATCGCCTTCGCCGTCGTCGCCTTCGCGGTCCTGCGGCCGCTCCTCGCTCGCGCCGGCGGCTGGATCGTCCGCAACGACGCCTACGAGCGCGTCGCTCTCCCCGGAGCGCTGACCCTGTTGATGCTGGCCGCCTGGTACACCGACAAGGTGGGCATCTACGCCGTCTTCGGGGCCTTCGTCCTCGGCGCCTCGATGCCGCGGGGGGAGATCGCCGAACGGCTCGAGAAGCAGATCCAGCCGCTGACGGTGAATCTCCTGCTGCCGCTGTTCTTCGTCTACTCCGGGCTCAACACCCGCATCGGCCTCGTCGACACGCCGATTCTCTGGTTCTTCGCCCTCCTCGTGCTGCTCGCTGCCTGCCTGGGCAAGGGGGTCGCCTGCTACCTCGCCGCGCGCTGGAACGGCGAGCCGCCACGCGAGGCGGTCGGCATCGGCGCCCTGATGAACGCCCGCGGCCTGATGGAGCTGATCATTCTCAACATCGGCCTCGAGCGGGGCGTCATCACCCCGACGCTCTTCTCGATCATGGTCGTCATGGCGATCGCCACCACACTCATGGCGCTGCCGGTCTTCAACCTCGCCTTCGGCAAGCGCGCCCTCGGCGAAGCCGCGCTCGAACGACCTGCCGCCGCACCGGGCCCGCTCGTCGACGACTAG
- a CDS encoding cytochrome c, with protein sequence MPCRALLCVFVGCLPWVGCGGSHDRPSDGGPAPTAHVEIAPAVSAQEQRGRKLFRAYCISCHSVDGRGLQSLGIDLTTSRFVARQSDAALGAFLRRGRAPDDPDNRTGRQMPGIEVLPEIGEAEVQALVAHLRAIHRPG encoded by the coding sequence GTGCCTTGCCGTGCGTTGCTGTGCGTCTTCGTGGGCTGCCTGCCGTGGGTCGGGTGCGGCGGGTCCCACGACCGTCCCTCGGACGGCGGACCGGCTCCGACGGCGCACGTCGAGATCGCTCCGGCGGTTTCTGCGCAGGAACAACGAGGACGAAAGCTCTTCCGGGCGTACTGCATCTCCTGCCATTCGGTCGATGGTCGGGGTCTGCAGAGTCTCGGCATCGACCTCACCACCAGCCGTTTCGTCGCGCGGCAATCGGACGCTGCGCTCGGGGCCTTCTTGCGCCGCGGTCGGGCGCCCGACGACCCGGACAACCGCACCGGTCGTCAGATGCCGGGGATCGAGGTGCTGCCGGAGATCGGGGAGGCGGAGGTCCAGGCGTTGGTGGCTCACCTGCGGGCGATCCACCGGCCCGGTTGA
- a CDS encoding Rrf2 family transcriptional regulator, producing MISQTTGYAISALAYLAGAGERSVLVREIAEALDQPTPYLAKIVNALSRRRIVVTQRGIGGGVALAQASASLSLWDICKALDDPAVEARCLLALEGCSDERACPAHQFWKSHREAIWSFLRETTLADMAAFEALCGRAPAALHPTLSSASGAMRSAARHTRH from the coding sequence ATGATCAGCCAGACCACCGGCTACGCGATCTCCGCCCTGGCCTATCTCGCCGGCGCGGGTGAACGCTCGGTGCTCGTGCGGGAGATCGCCGAAGCACTGGATCAGCCGACGCCGTATCTCGCCAAGATCGTCAACGCCCTGTCGCGACGCCGGATCGTCGTCACGCAACGTGGCATCGGCGGAGGCGTCGCGCTCGCCCAGGCGTCGGCGAGCCTCTCGCTCTGGGACATCTGCAAGGCGCTCGACGATCCGGCGGTCGAGGCGCGCTGCCTGCTCGCCCTCGAAGGCTGCTCGGACGAGCGGGCCTGCCCGGCACACCAGTTCTGGAAGTCGCACCGCGAGGCGATCTGGAGCTTCCTGCGCGAGACCACGCTGGCTGACATGGCTGCCTTCGAAGCACTGTGCGGGAGGGCGCCTGCAGCCTTGCACCCGACGCTTTCGAGCGCCAGCGGGGCGATGCGCTCCGCGGCTCGCCACACTCGCCATTGA
- a CDS encoding glycosyltransferase, whose amino-acid sequence MTRALVCGLCPLPVENTLKSHGPGLRSWQLARSLAHDGHEVRLLAMRISDGYLAGEGPSEEEIDGVRVIRVSESELLRSNRVSHEISRWEPDAVVGATIYGSYALARAKPRQPFWADQFGHVMAEAQAKAALDGNNRVLPYFWQLVQPVLARCDKLSVVSEHQRFAAIGELGTTGRLSAETCGYEFTEVIPCAQVPFPDPHPALPALRGTQVPADAFLAIWSGSYNVWSDVQTLFSGIESAMQEDPSIHFVSTGGEIHGQDETTYRDFRSLVERSAMRSRFHLEGWVRAARVPDYWAEADLGILAERPIYEGWLGSKNRVVQWMGFGLPVLYNRVGTLGDLLEAEELGLTFEAGDVAGLRQQLLWAARRPAELRRRAERARTHVRESLSLAASALPLRTWMRNPSRAPDAMATRKTATPNRHRTWHRSLLAPVGESLGPSSAPLIALWRRLNGRR is encoded by the coding sequence ATGACCCGCGCGCTCGTCTGCGGTCTCTGCCCGCTCCCGGTCGAGAACACGCTCAAGAGCCACGGTCCCGGGCTCCGCTCCTGGCAGCTCGCACGCAGCCTGGCGCACGACGGGCATGAGGTCCGGCTGCTCGCCATGCGGATCTCCGACGGCTACCTTGCTGGCGAAGGTCCCTCCGAGGAGGAGATCGACGGCGTTCGCGTGATCCGGGTGTCGGAGTCCGAGCTTCTGCGTTCCAACCGCGTCTCCCACGAGATCTCCCGATGGGAGCCGGACGCCGTCGTCGGCGCCACGATCTACGGCTCCTATGCTCTGGCCCGCGCCAAGCCACGACAGCCGTTCTGGGCCGACCAGTTCGGCCATGTCATGGCGGAAGCCCAGGCGAAGGCGGCACTCGACGGCAACAATCGCGTCCTGCCCTACTTCTGGCAGCTCGTCCAACCGGTCCTCGCCCGCTGCGACAAGCTCTCGGTGGTGTCGGAGCACCAACGATTCGCGGCGATCGGCGAGCTCGGCACCACCGGACGCCTGTCGGCCGAGACCTGCGGCTACGAGTTCACGGAAGTCATTCCGTGCGCCCAGGTGCCCTTCCCCGACCCACACCCCGCCCTCCCGGCACTGCGCGGAACGCAGGTGCCCGCCGATGCCTTTCTCGCGATCTGGAGCGGCAGCTACAACGTCTGGAGCGACGTGCAGACGCTCTTCTCCGGCATCGAGTCGGCGATGCAGGAGGATCCTTCGATCCACTTCGTCTCCACCGGCGGCGAGATCCACGGACAGGACGAGACGACCTACCGCGACTTCCGCTCGCTGGTCGAGCGCTCTGCGATGCGGAGTCGCTTCCACCTCGAAGGATGGGTCCGTGCTGCCCGGGTCCCTGACTACTGGGCCGAGGCCGACCTGGGCATCCTCGCCGAGCGCCCGATCTACGAAGGCTGGCTGGGGAGCAAGAACCGCGTCGTGCAGTGGATGGGATTCGGTCTGCCGGTGCTCTACAACCGTGTCGGAACCCTCGGCGACCTGCTCGAAGCCGAAGAGCTCGGCCTGACGTTCGAGGCCGGTGACGTCGCCGGGCTGCGACAGCAGCTCCTCTGGGCCGCCCGGCGGCCGGCCGAGCTTCGACGCCGCGCCGAGCGTGCCCGCACGCACGTACGCGAGTCGCTCTCGCTCGCCGCGTCCGCGCTTCCCCTGCGCACGTGGATGCGCAACCCGTCACGCGCCCCGGACGCCATGGCGACCAGGAAGACCGCGACGCCGAACCGCCATCGGACATGGCATCGGTCGCTCCTCGCGCCGGTCGGCGAGTCGCTGGGGCCGTCCTCGGCACCCCTCATCGCTCTCTGGCGACGCCTCAACGGGCGTCGCTGA
- a CDS encoding glycosyltransferase family 39 protein has translation MNRRAAVGILLAGVVMQGAIAALGVPPAGRGLAGDEQMYVRVAGELAAGRAVELDPLWPPGYPVLLGAWVSLTGSLLGFFALQVLAHLVAAALLARLAWCLTGDWRVATLAASFLAIDPQVAAFAQTYWPETLHLALVVALLVAATEGIESDRGAVAFGAGLGAALLLKSLLTPFVPVLLFSALLGGLPRARWRRAALAAGVMALLLAPAVWSNHRRHGFWGVADSTRFNLALGLADRSPRSLRDDGAYAFLLEYQASGATFAERQRALGQRIRGELERRGAAAILAAQLGRQYFRLFDRESYFAAMLPGSGALAAIGQGFRDPPAALAATLGLLGALLYGVVLIAAPFGGLLLLTKRDRRAWLPLAFVGYQVALFFFLHVKARYRLPLLPVLDLTAALALVQLADRCRDRRAEGWSSARWAAGAIGGALLLVFGFGAGLLG, from the coding sequence GTGAACCGGCGCGCGGCGGTCGGCATCCTGCTCGCCGGGGTGGTGATGCAGGGCGCCATCGCGGCGCTCGGAGTGCCACCGGCTGGCCGTGGCCTGGCCGGCGACGAGCAGATGTACGTCCGGGTGGCCGGCGAACTGGCGGCCGGACGGGCGGTCGAGCTCGACCCGCTCTGGCCGCCGGGCTATCCCGTCCTCCTCGGCGCCTGGGTGAGCCTCACTGGCAGTCTGCTCGGCTTCTTCGCCCTGCAGGTTCTCGCCCACCTCGTCGCGGCGGCGCTGCTCGCTCGACTCGCCTGGTGTCTCACCGGCGACTGGCGTGTCGCCACACTGGCTGCGTCGTTTCTGGCGATCGACCCGCAGGTGGCGGCGTTCGCTCAGACCTACTGGCCCGAGACGCTCCATCTCGCGCTCGTCGTGGCGCTTCTCGTCGCGGCGACCGAAGGGATCGAGAGCGATCGCGGCGCCGTGGCCTTCGGGGCGGGACTCGGCGCGGCTCTGCTGCTCAAGAGCCTGCTGACCCCCTTCGTGCCGGTGCTGCTCTTCTCGGCGCTCCTCGGCGGTCTGCCGAGGGCGCGTTGGCGGCGCGCCGCGCTGGCGGCTGGCGTCATGGCGCTTCTGCTGGCACCGGCCGTCTGGAGCAACCATCGGCGCCACGGATTCTGGGGCGTCGCCGACAGCACGCGGTTCAACCTGGCGCTCGGCCTCGCCGATCGGTCGCCGCGCTCGCTGCGGGACGACGGCGCCTATGCCTTCCTGCTCGAATACCAGGCGAGCGGCGCCACCTTCGCCGAACGGCAGCGGGCGCTAGGGCAGCGGATCCGTGGCGAGCTCGAGCGGCGCGGGGCCGCGGCGATTCTCGCCGCCCAGCTCGGACGTCAGTACTTCCGCCTGTTCGATCGCGAGTCGTACTTCGCGGCGATGTTGCCTGGCAGCGGCGCGTTGGCGGCGATCGGCCAGGGTTTTCGCGATCCACCAGCCGCTCTAGCCGCCACACTCGGCCTGCTCGGCGCACTGCTCTACGGCGTGGTCCTCATCGCTGCACCGTTCGGCGGGCTCCTGCTACTGACGAAGAGAGATCGCCGCGCCTGGCTCCCGCTCGCGTTCGTCGGCTATCAGGTCGCGCTCTTCTTCTTTCTCCACGTGAAGGCCCGCTATCGACTGCCGCTGCTGCCGGTGCTCGACCTGACGGCGGCGCTGGCGCTCGTGCAGCTCGCGGACCGATGTCGCGACCGCCGGGCGGAGGGGTGGTCGTCCGCCCGCTGGGCCGCCGGAGCGATCGGCGGCGCGCTCCTCCTGGTTTTCGGCTTCGGCGCCGGCCTGTTGGGCTAG